One window of Camelina sativa cultivar DH55 chromosome 4, Cs, whole genome shotgun sequence genomic DNA carries:
- the LOC109132493 gene encoding uncharacterized protein LOC109132493: MEEELEQFEHNDVWELVRRPVNVNIIGTKWIFKNKIDESGVVVQNKARLVAQGYTQIEGVDFEETFAPVARLESIRLFLGMACILNFKAPRAWYERLTSFLMEKGYNRGSVDKILFILEQEDDIMMVQIYVDDIIFKSTSKKLVDNFVNSMTQEFEMSLVGELKYFPGSQITQSDQGIFISQSTYARQLLKKFQMDKCKEAKIPMSTSLKLSKDLDGKAVDAKQYRGMIGSLLYLTASRPDLCFSVGMCARYQSNPKESHLEAVKRIIKYVKGTVDFGIWYSKGSNKGLVGYCDADYAGSVTDRKITSGGCFFLGNNIIAWLSKKQNSISMSTAESKYIAMGSCVLSYCG; this comes from the exons ATGGAGGAAGAACTAGAACAGTTTGAGCATAATGATGTTTGGGAGCTGGTTCGTAGACCAGTAAATGTGAATATCATTGGGACTAAatggattttcaaaaacaagattgatgaGAGTGGAGTTGTGGTTCAAAATAAAGCAAGGTTGGTTGCACAAGGGTATACTCAGATCGAAGGAGTGGACTTTGAAGAGACATTTGCTCCAGTAGCAAGACTTGAATCAATTAGATTGTTTTTGGGTATGGCTTGTATCCTGAATTTCAAG GCTCCAAGAGCTTGGTATGAAAGACTAACTAGTTTTCTTATGGAGAAGGGCTATAACAGAGGAAGTGTGGACAAGATTTTGTTCATCTTAGAACAAGAGGATGACATCATGATGGTTCagatttatgttgatgacattatcTTTAAGAGTACTTCAAAGAAGCTGGTGGACAATTTTGTGAACAGCATGAcacaagaatttgagatgagtctGGTTGGAGAGCTTAAATATTTTCCTGGGTCGCAGATTACTCAGTCTGATCAAGGgatttttatttcacaaagtACTTATGCAAGACAACTTCTTAAGAAGTTTCAGATGGATAAATGTAAAGAAGCCAAGATACCTATGAGTACTTCATTAAAATTGTCAAAAGATCTTGATGGTAAGGCTGTGGATGCCAAGCAGTACAGAGGGATGATTGGTAGTTTACTGTATCTTACTGCAAGTAGGCCTGATTTGTGTTTCAGTGTGGGTATGTGTGCTAGGTATCagtcaaatccaaaagaatCACATCTTGAAGCTGTTAAACGAATTATAAAGTATGTGAAAGGGACTGTTGATTTTGGGATTTGGTATTCTAAAGGATCAAATAAAGGCTTAGTTGGATACTGTGATGCAGACTATGCAGGGAGTGTGACTGATCGTAAAATCACTAGTGGGGGATGTTTCTTTTTGGGAAATAATATCATCGCTTGGTTGAGCAAGAAACAGAACTCAATATCTATGTCCACAGCTGAATCAAAATATATAGCAATGGGAAGCTGTGTACTCAGCTATTGTGGATGA